A single region of the Triticum dicoccoides isolate Atlit2015 ecotype Zavitan chromosome 2B, WEW_v2.0, whole genome shotgun sequence genome encodes:
- the LOC119364190 gene encoding DNA-binding protein S1FA2, which produces MAEQFAESANNVIIEEVNKGLNPGMIVLLVVATTLLLFFVGNYALYLYAQKTLPPKKKKPVSKKKLKREKLKQGVSAPGE; this is translated from the exons ATGGCGGAGCAGTTCGCGGAGTCAGCG AACAATGTAATCATCGAAGAGGTGAACAAGGGCCTGAACCCTGGAATGATAGTCCTGCTTGTGGTTGCGACCACCCTGCTGCTTTTCTTTGTTGGGAACTATGCGCTGTACCTGTATGCGCAGAAGACGCTCCctccgaagaagaagaagccagtctccaagaagaagctcaagaggGAAAAGCTGAAGCAAGGGGTTTCTGCACCAGGGGAGTGA
- the LOC119364189 gene encoding uncharacterized protein LOC119364189, protein MQGEVEQQQQAPMQMVLRVKHPSSLSSGSEEASEGEGSSRSALSVFKAKEEQIERKKMEVRDKVFAQLGRVEEESKRLAFIRQELEGMADPTRKEVESIQRRIDTVNRQLKPLSKSCVKKEKEYKEILEAYNEKSKEKAILVNRLIELVSESERMRMKKLEELNKTVDSLY, encoded by the exons ATGCAGGGGGAGGTGGAGCAACAGCAGCAGGCgccgatgcagatggtgctgcgggTGAAGCACCCGTCGTCACTGTCCAGCGGCAGCGAGGAGGCGTCAGAGGGGGAGGGGTCGTCCAGGTCGGCGCTCTCCGTGTTCAAGGCCAAGGAGGAGCAGAtcgagaggaagaagatggaggTCAGGGACAAGGTGTTCGCGCAGCTTGGCCGCGTCGAGGAGGAGTCCAAGCGCCTAGCATTCATACGACAG GAGCTGGAGGGGATGGCCGATCCTACCAGGAAGGAGGTGGAATCAATACAGCGGCGGATCGACACCGTCAACCGCCAGCTCAAGCCTCTCAGCAAGAGCTGCGTCAAGAAG GAGAAAGAATACAAGGAGATTCTCGAGGCGTACAACGAGAAGAGCAAGGAGAAGGCCATACTTGTCAACAGGCTAATAGAG CTGGTGAGCGAAAGCGAGAGGATGAGGATGAAGAAGCTTGAAGAGCTCAACAAGACAGTCGATTCACTCTATTAG